A single window of Pseudomonas lijiangensis DNA harbors:
- a CDS encoding YaeQ family protein yields MAQPSTTYKFELNLTDLDRGVYESVKQTIARHPSETEERMTVRLLAYAFWYNEQLSFGRGLSEVDEPALWEKSLDDRVLHWIEVGQPDADRLTWCSRRTERTSLLAYGSLRVWEGKVVPAVKNLKNVNIAAVPQEVLEQLAKDMPRVIKWDVMISEGTVFVTDDRGQHEVQLQWLAGERG; encoded by the coding sequence ATGGCCCAGCCGTCCACGACCTACAAATTCGAACTGAACCTCACCGATCTTGATCGTGGGGTCTATGAAAGCGTCAAGCAGACAATCGCCCGTCATCCGTCCGAGACTGAAGAACGCATGACCGTGCGTCTGCTTGCCTATGCCTTCTGGTACAACGAGCAATTATCTTTCGGTCGTGGCCTTTCTGAAGTCGACGAACCGGCGCTCTGGGAAAAAAGTCTCGATGACCGTGTCCTGCACTGGATCGAGGTCGGCCAGCCTGACGCCGATCGCCTGACCTGGTGTTCGCGTCGTACCGAGCGCACCAGCCTGCTGGCCTATGGCAGCCTGCGTGTCTGGGAAGGCAAGGTGGTTCCGGCGGTCAAGAACCTGAAGAACGTCAACATCGCGGCTGTGCCGCAGGAAGTCCTGGAGCAACTGGCCAAGGATATGCCACGGGTCATCAAGTGGGATGTGATGATCAGCGAAGGCACTGTGTTCGTGACCGACGATCGCGGCCAGCACGAAGTGCAGTTGCAGTGGCTGGCGGGTGAGCGCGGCTGA
- a CDS encoding response regulator has translation MNASADHPLRIILADDHPIFLIGLRVVIEQENTAHVVAQACTPNELLLMLKNHECDVLITDFMMPAERQNDGLRLLQRIHRDFPQLPVIVVTTLSNPGLFQAMLALNVKGLLSKASVASELPAAIRSIRRQEVFMADSVHRVLLEAGDHGTDRLKPLEQLSPRELEVVRLLAAGNTVGEIATQLNRSKQTVSAQKVSAMRKLGLGNEAALFIYLQEHGLS, from the coding sequence TTGAACGCTTCCGCTGATCATCCCCTGCGCATCATCCTGGCCGATGACCATCCGATCTTTCTGATCGGTCTGCGTGTGGTGATCGAGCAGGAAAACACCGCCCATGTCGTGGCACAGGCCTGTACCCCGAACGAACTGCTGCTGATGCTCAAGAACCATGAATGCGATGTGCTGATCACGGACTTCATGATGCCTGCCGAACGGCAGAACGATGGCCTGCGCCTGCTGCAGCGCATTCATCGCGACTTCCCGCAACTGCCGGTTATCGTGGTGACAACATTGAGCAATCCGGGACTGTTCCAGGCGATGCTGGCGCTCAATGTAAAAGGGTTACTGAGCAAGGCCAGCGTGGCGAGCGAGTTGCCTGCCGCCATCAGGAGTATCCGCCGACAGGAAGTGTTCATGGCCGACTCGGTACACCGGGTTTTGCTGGAGGCCGGGGATCATGGAACTGACAGACTGAAGCCGCTCGAACAATTGTCACCCAGGGAGCTGGAAGTCGTTCGCCTGCTTGCAGCCGGAAACACCGTCGGTGAAATTGCCACGCAACTGAACCGCAGCAAGCAGACCGTCAGTGCCCAGAAAGTCAGCGCCATGCGCAAGCTGGGTCTGGGCAACGAGGCAGCACTGTTCATTTATCTGCAGGAACATGGACTGTCCTGA
- a CDS encoding ATP-binding protein — MAGAAQSLPFTLSAPFVVLEDLRLEDADRQWLDQRKVLRVGIAIADYEPVDITSDRNRYQGISADYLSLIGDKLNMPIQVTGFAEREHAIAALRSGAIDIVTSANGFERGVKGLEFSSVYMPDHSVVVTRGSDPVPSRRLEGKKVVLLDGYADSKTVHATYPDSEIIIAPNLYSALEALSQGEVDAFIGNEVIVRSYNALRPYLGLQVKFESALPSVGFAFAVRQDEQRLLSLINRALSSLDPSVGREVLGRWTQGLGADVVGQRITLSGAERRWVAKHPSVTVSTTQHPPYIYKDNNGNWVGLNIDVLARISRMTGLQFVHKEVPSTQESIEVLKAAEAEMNTTLAENAERRQFLDFTYSFGGNSWVFVVRSDSSSQVSLSSLSGRVLALPARHALEEEIQRNFPNIQLRRVPTYADARKLVETGQADATIQNEAGAYLFPPGSLKVARGVDGKWSPDQFSVIKSQPELLSILNKALEAFPVAEMRSIRMKWLGSVLPQPSIWSRIPQWVFWWVMLALLLGVVSLAWSSRLKVQIRQRLKAERQLNDQLAFKHALFDGIPNPIYVRDLKGRLISCNRSYEESFGISFEQMNGRRLIDIDLIPRSVSEQMHADYLRLLETRCPIFADRTMELSGRQVDAWHWTVPFFGADGQLQGLLGGWVDITERKRLEARLEEALRHADQASEAKSAFLASMSHEIRTPMGAIIGLLELECEQALRRGETPSQGVQVACRSARELVALIGDSLDLARIEAGGMQLSLSVTGLHSFFEGIVQLFSAQAAQKGIALKLEFAEQAHGDYWLDPLRLRQVMHNVLGNALKFTQQGSVVITVGVLEEHGESSRIHISVQDSGTGIDPHRQEQIFQPFIQASDDIAARYGGTGLGLSICRQLVELMNGDISLHSEPGQGTRVTVNVPLARVKRLTSVQSEPRQQGRSVGERSLHLLVVDDMSANRLVLTQQLEFLGHQVVPAEGGAQALTLWREGAFDAVITDCNMPGITGYALTEAIRTIEGQEKRARCPVIGCTANAMTDEGERCRRIGMDGLLVKPLSLERLSMKLAEVVREQTFDIHTLRRMTQANDEQIQRLLGELWKNLRHEREVMQPAVGAHDWKTLSASLHRLKGAACLVDAVPLAKACASLDASVKSESGSTLSEHWPVLDASIENLRADIELQLVQVP; from the coding sequence ATGGCGGGTGCAGCACAGAGTCTGCCTTTTACGCTGAGCGCACCTTTTGTGGTGCTGGAGGATCTGCGTCTGGAGGATGCGGATCGCCAGTGGCTGGACCAGCGCAAGGTCTTGCGGGTCGGCATCGCCATTGCCGACTACGAGCCTGTGGATATCACCAGCGACCGTAATCGCTATCAGGGCATCAGCGCCGATTACCTGAGTCTGATCGGGGACAAGCTGAACATGCCGATCCAGGTGACCGGTTTTGCCGAGCGCGAGCATGCCATTGCCGCACTGCGCAGCGGCGCCATCGATATTGTTACCAGCGCCAACGGTTTCGAGCGCGGGGTGAAGGGCCTGGAATTCTCCAGCGTCTACATGCCCGATCATTCGGTAGTGGTCACACGAGGCAGTGATCCGGTCCCGTCGCGCAGGCTGGAAGGTAAAAAAGTCGTATTGCTCGACGGATATGCCGACTCGAAAACCGTTCATGCCACCTATCCCGACAGCGAAATCATTATCGCTCCCAACCTCTACAGCGCCCTTGAGGCCTTGAGCCAGGGTGAGGTCGACGCCTTTATCGGCAATGAAGTGATCGTGCGTTCCTACAATGCCTTGCGGCCTTACCTGGGCTTGCAGGTCAAGTTCGAAAGCGCATTGCCGTCAGTAGGTTTTGCGTTTGCCGTGCGCCAGGACGAACAGCGGTTGTTGAGTCTGATAAACCGGGCATTGAGCAGTCTCGACCCCTCCGTGGGGCGTGAAGTATTGGGGCGATGGACCCAGGGGCTGGGAGCCGATGTGGTCGGGCAACGTATCACGCTCTCTGGCGCGGAAAGACGCTGGGTTGCCAAGCACCCCAGCGTAACGGTCTCGACCACCCAGCATCCGCCCTATATCTACAAGGACAACAACGGCAATTGGGTCGGCCTCAATATCGATGTGCTGGCGCGCATCTCGCGCATGACCGGCCTGCAGTTCGTTCACAAGGAAGTGCCCTCAACCCAGGAAAGCATTGAGGTGTTGAAGGCCGCAGAGGCCGAGATGAATACAACCCTGGCCGAAAATGCCGAGCGCAGGCAGTTTCTGGATTTCACCTATTCGTTCGGTGGCAATAGCTGGGTCTTTGTGGTGCGCTCCGACAGCTCTTCGCAAGTGTCCCTCAGCAGCCTGTCCGGGCGAGTACTGGCATTGCCAGCCAGGCATGCGCTGGAGGAGGAGATCCAGCGCAATTTCCCGAACATCCAGCTTCGACGGGTCCCCACTTATGCCGATGCACGCAAGCTGGTGGAAACCGGGCAGGCCGATGCCACGATCCAGAACGAAGCGGGTGCCTATCTCTTTCCGCCCGGCAGTTTGAAAGTGGCGCGCGGTGTCGACGGCAAATGGTCTCCCGATCAGTTTTCGGTGATCAAGTCGCAACCCGAATTGCTCAGCATCCTGAACAAGGCACTGGAGGCGTTTCCGGTAGCCGAGATGCGCTCCATCCGCATGAAGTGGCTGGGCTCTGTCCTGCCTCAGCCGTCGATCTGGAGCCGGATTCCACAATGGGTGTTCTGGTGGGTGATGCTTGCCCTGTTGCTCGGTGTGGTATCTCTGGCATGGAGCAGCCGCCTCAAGGTACAGATTCGCCAGCGTCTCAAGGCCGAGCGACAGCTCAACGACCAGTTGGCCTTCAAGCATGCGCTGTTCGATGGCATCCCCAATCCTATTTATGTCCGCGACCTCAAGGGGCGGCTTATCTCCTGCAACCGCAGCTATGAAGAAAGCTTCGGGATCAGCTTCGAGCAAATGAACGGTCGCCGCCTGATCGATATCGACCTGATTCCACGTTCGGTGTCCGAGCAGATGCATGCCGACTATCTCAGGCTTCTGGAAACCAGGTGCCCGATATTCGCCGACAGGACCATGGAGCTGTCTGGCAGGCAGGTCGATGCATGGCACTGGACCGTTCCTTTCTTTGGTGCCGATGGTCAGTTGCAGGGACTGCTGGGTGGCTGGGTCGATATCACTGAGCGCAAACGGCTGGAGGCGAGGCTTGAGGAAGCGCTTCGCCATGCGGATCAGGCCAGTGAAGCCAAGAGTGCTTTTCTGGCCAGCATGAGTCACGAGATTCGTACGCCCATGGGCGCCATCATCGGTCTGCTGGAGCTGGAGTGTGAACAGGCATTGCGCCGTGGCGAGACGCCTTCTCAAGGTGTGCAGGTGGCGTGTCGGTCGGCCAGGGAGCTTGTCGCCCTGATTGGCGACAGCCTTGATCTGGCGAGGATCGAGGCGGGCGGTATGCAACTGTCGCTGTCCGTGACCGGGCTTCACTCGTTTTTCGAAGGCATTGTTCAACTGTTCTCGGCCCAGGCCGCGCAGAAAGGCATAGCGCTGAAACTGGAGTTTGCAGAACAGGCCCATGGCGACTACTGGCTCGACCCGTTACGTCTGCGCCAGGTGATGCACAACGTGCTGGGCAATGCCCTGAAATTCACACAGCAGGGTTCGGTGGTGATTACCGTCGGCGTGCTTGAAGAACACGGCGAGTCGTCGCGAATCCACATCAGCGTCCAGGACAGCGGGACAGGTATCGATCCCCATCGCCAGGAGCAGATCTTCCAGCCCTTCATTCAGGCCAGTGACGATATTGCAGCCCGCTACGGCGGCACCGGGCTGGGGTTGAGCATCTGCCGACAGCTTGTGGAACTGATGAATGGCGACATCAGCCTGCACAGTGAACCGGGGCAGGGCACCCGAGTGACCGTCAATGTGCCCCTTGCCAGAGTGAAACGCCTGACGAGTGTGCAGAGTGAGCCCCGCCAGCAAGGCCGCAGTGTGGGGGAGCGGAGTCTGCATCTGCTGGTGGTAGACGATATGTCAGCCAATCGTCTGGTGCTGACCCAGCAACTGGAGTTTCTCGGCCATCAGGTCGTACCCGCCGAAGGCGGTGCCCAGGCTCTGACTCTGTGGCGCGAGGGCGCATTCGATGCGGTCATCACGGACTGCAACATGCCGGGCATTACCGGCTACGCACTGACTGAAGCTATCCGCACTATCGAAGGGCAGGAAAAGCGTGCACGTTGTCCGGTCATTGGCTGTACGGCCAATGCGATGACGGACGAAGGTGAGCGCTGCAGGCGCATCGGCATGGATGGGTTGCTGGTCAAGCCGCTGTCTCTGGAGCGATTGTCGATGAAGCTGGCAGAGGTTGTCCGCGAGCAGACATTCGATATCCATACCTTGCGGCGCATGACCCAGGCCAATGATGAGCAGATACAGCGCCTGCTGGGAGAGTTATGGAAAAACCTGCGTCATGAGCGTGAGGTCATGCAGCCTGCGGTCGGTGCCCATGACTGGAAGACCCTGAGTGCTTCGCTTCATCGCCTGAAGGGCGCCGCCTGTCTTGTGGATGCCGTACCGCTGGCCAAGGCCTGCGCCTCGCTCGACGCCAGTGTGAAGAGTGAGTCCGGTTCGACCTTGAGCGAACACTGGCCGGTGCTGGATGCATCCATCGAAAACCTGCGAGCGGATATTGAATTGCAGTTGGTGCAGGTGCCCTGA
- a CDS encoding EAL domain-containing response regulator, whose translation MRALKVLILEDNPFQLMALHQMLNANQVFQVLAADSVEAARQSLLNRGGVDIAICDLQMDGADGLDLIAHLARSGQARALIILSSASKSVLDGVVQLARSQGLEVLGGLQKPASAARLYDLLQAYGHLPHTPAQGASKPQHVFCAGQLLGPQAGDGNLDTLSLAEQWFAYFQPKVSLDGDVLGVEALVRWQHPVHGLLAPGSFMSVIESEGLVVSLTWRVLELALQLSADVRFREGEALPVAVNIAPQVLEQTDFATRITGLLALYELPASILTLEVLEHDAMEPQDWQLEALLRLRMLGCKLSIDDFGMGASNIQRLLQLPFCELKIPTEFVRGMADDARKSAVVAGAMFMARRLSMDVVVEGVETIDDFHSLMVLETPAIQGYFISRPLSAADLLSWLAERKRNKPQAVVRKTAGQDSPCSCR comes from the coding sequence ATGCGCGCTCTCAAAGTTCTGATCCTTGAAGACAACCCTTTTCAATTGATGGCTCTGCATCAGATGCTCAATGCCAATCAGGTGTTCCAGGTGTTGGCCGCAGACAGCGTCGAAGCGGCCCGGCAGTCGTTGCTCAATCGGGGAGGGGTCGATATCGCCATCTGTGATCTGCAGATGGATGGTGCGGATGGCCTGGATTTGATCGCTCATCTGGCTCGAAGTGGCCAGGCCCGTGCGCTGATCATTCTCAGCAGTGCTTCGAAGTCGGTGCTCGATGGCGTGGTTCAATTGGCCCGCAGCCAGGGGCTTGAGGTATTGGGAGGCTTGCAGAAGCCGGCTTCGGCAGCCCGGTTGTACGATTTGCTCCAGGCATATGGGCACTTGCCCCACACTCCGGCTCAAGGTGCATCGAAGCCTCAACATGTTTTCTGTGCCGGGCAATTGCTTGGTCCGCAAGCCGGCGATGGCAACCTGGATACGCTGTCACTGGCCGAGCAGTGGTTCGCCTACTTTCAACCCAAGGTCAGTCTCGATGGTGATGTGCTGGGCGTCGAGGCGCTTGTCCGCTGGCAGCATCCCGTGCATGGCCTGTTGGCACCCGGCAGTTTCATGTCGGTGATTGAAAGCGAAGGACTGGTCGTGTCGTTGACCTGGCGAGTGCTTGAACTGGCTTTGCAATTGTCTGCCGATGTCAGGTTCCGGGAGGGTGAGGCGTTGCCAGTGGCCGTGAATATTGCACCGCAGGTACTCGAGCAGACGGACTTTGCTACGCGAATCACAGGGCTTCTGGCCCTGTATGAGCTACCGGCAAGCATCCTGACCCTGGAAGTGCTCGAGCATGACGCCATGGAACCTCAGGACTGGCAACTTGAGGCGCTGCTGCGTTTGCGCATGCTGGGCTGCAAGTTGTCCATCGATGACTTCGGGATGGGAGCATCGAACATCCAGCGTCTGTTACAGCTCCCGTTCTGTGAGCTGAAAATCCCGACCGAGTTTGTGCGAGGCATGGCGGACGACGCTCGCAAGTCGGCTGTCGTCGCCGGGGCGATGTTCATGGCTCGCCGACTGTCGATGGACGTTGTGGTGGAAGGTGTGGAAACCATCGATGACTTTCACAGCCTGATGGTGCTGGAAACCCCTGCCATTCAGGGCTATTTCATTTCTCGGCCGTTGAGTGCGGCAGACCTGCTGAGCTGGCTTGCCGAGCGCAAGAGGAACAAGCCGCAGGCGGTAGTCCGCAAGACGGCGGGTCAGGACAGTCCATGTTCCTGCAGATAA
- the thrC gene encoding threonine synthase, producing the protein MRYISTRGQAPALNFEDVLLAGLASDGGLYVPENLPRFTQEEIASWAGLPYHELAFRVMRPFVDGSIPDADFKKILEETYGVFAHSSVAPLRQLDGNEWVLELFHGPTLAFKDFALQLLGRLLDYVLAKRGERVVIIGATSGDTGSAAIEGCRRCDNVDIFILHPNKRVSDVQRRQMTTIFGDNIHNIAIEGNFDDCQEMVKASFADQGFLKGTRLVAVNSINWARIMAQIVYYFHAALQLGGPARSVSFSVPTGNFGDIFAGYLARNMGLPVNQLIVATNRNDILHRFMSGNQYVKETLHATLSPSMDIMVSSNFERLLFDMHGRSGAAIAGLMDTFKQGGGFSVDEDRWTETRKLFDSLAVSDEQTCETIAEVFARTGEVLDPHTAIGVKAARECRRSLDTPMVILGTAHPVKFPEAVEKAGVGKALELPAHLSDLFERDERCTVLPNDLKAMQAFVSQHGNRGKPL; encoded by the coding sequence ATGCGCTACATCAGTACCCGCGGCCAAGCGCCTGCGTTGAATTTTGAAGATGTGTTGCTTGCAGGCCTCGCCAGCGATGGCGGCCTGTACGTGCCGGAAAACCTGCCACGTTTCACTCAGGAAGAAATCGCTTCCTGGGCGGGCCTTCCGTATCACGAACTGGCTTTCCGGGTGATGCGTCCCTTCGTGGATGGCAGCATCCCGGATGCAGACTTCAAGAAGATCCTCGAAGAAACCTACGGCGTATTCGCCCACAGTTCGGTTGCGCCGCTGCGTCAGCTGGACGGCAACGAGTGGGTACTTGAGCTGTTTCACGGCCCGACCCTGGCGTTCAAGGACTTCGCCCTGCAATTGCTCGGTCGTCTGCTGGATTACGTGCTGGCCAAGCGTGGCGAGCGTGTGGTCATCATCGGTGCCACTTCCGGTGATACCGGCTCTGCGGCGATTGAAGGCTGCCGTCGTTGCGACAACGTCGATATCTTCATCCTGCACCCCAACAAGCGTGTTTCGGACGTTCAGCGCCGCCAGATGACCACCATCTTCGGCGACAACATCCACAACATCGCCATCGAAGGCAACTTCGACGACTGCCAGGAAATGGTCAAGGCCAGCTTCGCCGACCAGGGCTTCCTCAAGGGCACCCGTCTGGTAGCGGTCAACTCGATCAACTGGGCGCGGATCATGGCCCAGATCGTCTACTACTTCCACGCGGCCCTGCAGTTGGGCGGCCCGGCACGTTCGGTATCGTTCTCCGTGCCTACCGGCAACTTCGGCGACATCTTCGCCGGTTACCTGGCACGCAACATGGGCCTGCCGGTCAATCAACTGATCGTCGCCACCAACCGCAACGACATCCTGCACCGCTTCATGAGCGGCAATCAGTACGTCAAGGAAACCCTGCACGCCACACTGTCGCCTTCGATGGACATCATGGTGTCGTCGAACTTCGAGCGTCTGCTGTTCGATATGCATGGTCGCAGTGGTGCAGCCATTGCCGGTCTGATGGACACCTTCAAGCAGGGTGGCGGTTTCAGCGTCGATGAAGATCGCTGGACCGAAACACGCAAGCTGTTCGACTCGCTGGCGGTCAGCGACGAGCAGACCTGCGAAACCATCGCCGAAGTGTTCGCGCGCACCGGTGAAGTGCTGGATCCGCACACCGCAATCGGCGTCAAGGCCGCTCGCGAGTGCCGTCGTAGCCTCGACACGCCAATGGTGATCCTGGGCACCGCCCATCCGGTCAAATTCCCTGAGGCAGTGGAGAAGGCAGGCGTAGGAAAAGCGCTTGAGCTACCTGCACATTTGTCTGATTTGTTCGAGCGCGACGAGCGCTGCACTGTTTTGCCAAATGACCTCAAAGCCATGCAGGCCTTTGTCAGCCAGCACGGTAACCGCGGAAAACCGTTATAA
- a CDS encoding TIGR02285 family protein, translated as MLILVVSGLPSISQAKETLIWLMRDMPPVTMFSGPYQGQGAIDLFMPVLTARMPEYEHVLMRVNRARGTQMLNDPNLTCDPTLLWTEARARTIVFSIPTYIVFSNGLVVRKDDMHLFSPFIADGHVDLRALLDSKSIKLGVVAERSYGSVIDEVLSHTPRQELNEHYGNDAVGSLLQMERLGRLQALISYWPEARALAMVQGIRPEELAFLPVKDTPKYQFTHIGCSDTPQGRQAMEIINREMRTLRETSLLNFYANWLDPELREQYIKDAKAFFETN; from the coding sequence CTGCTGATCCTGGTGGTATCCGGATTACCCTCCATCAGCCAGGCCAAAGAGACATTGATCTGGCTGATGCGGGACATGCCCCCCGTGACGATGTTTTCCGGCCCTTATCAGGGCCAGGGCGCCATCGATCTGTTCATGCCGGTCCTCACAGCCCGCATGCCCGAGTACGAACATGTGCTGATGCGGGTCAACCGGGCCCGGGGCACACAGATGCTCAACGACCCGAACCTGACCTGCGATCCCACCTTGCTGTGGACCGAAGCACGGGCCAGGACCATCGTGTTTTCGATTCCGACTTATATCGTGTTCAGCAACGGGCTGGTGGTGCGCAAGGATGATATGCACCTGTTCTCGCCGTTCATCGCCGACGGCCATGTCGACCTGCGGGCGCTGCTGGACAGCAAGAGCATCAAGCTGGGTGTCGTTGCCGAGCGCAGTTACGGGAGCGTGATAGACGAAGTTCTCAGCCATACCCCAAGACAGGAATTGAACGAGCACTATGGCAACGATGCCGTCGGCAGCCTGCTGCAAATGGAGCGACTGGGACGTCTGCAAGCCCTGATCAGCTATTGGCCAGAAGCCCGCGCCCTGGCCATGGTCCAGGGGATAAGACCGGAAGAACTGGCCTTCCTGCCGGTCAAGGACACCCCAAAATACCAATTCACCCATATTGGCTGCTCCGACACCCCGCAAGGCAGGCAAGCCATGGAAATCATCAACCGGGAAATGCGCACGCTGCGCGAAACCAGCCTGTTGAATTTCTATGCAAACTGGCTGGACCCCGAGCTGCGTGAGCAGTACATAAAGGATGCCAAGGCCTTCTTCGAGACGAATTAG
- a CDS encoding homoserine dehydrogenase has protein sequence MKPVKVGICGLGTVGGGTFNVLQRNAEEIARRAGRGIEVAQIAVRTPNPNCQITGTPTTSDVFAVAENPEIDIVVELIGGYTVARELVLKAIENGKHVVTANKALIAVHGNEIFAKAREKGVIVAFEAAVAGGIPVIKAIREGLSANRINWVAGIINGTGNFILTEMREKGRTFPDVLAEAQALGYAEADPTFDVEGIDAAHKLTILASIAFGIPLQFDKAYTEGITKLTTADVNYAEALGYRIKHLGVARSTEQGIELRVHPTLIPADRLIANVNGVMNAVMVNGDASGSTLFYGAGAGMEPTASSVVADLVDVVRAMTSDPENRVPHLAFQPDSLSAHPILPIEACESAYYLRIQAKDHPGVLAQVASILSERGINIESIMQKEVEEQDGLVPMILLTHRVREQRMNDAITALEALQDVVGPVVRIRVEHLN, from the coding sequence GTGAAACCGGTCAAAGTAGGCATCTGTGGGCTGGGTACTGTCGGTGGCGGTACCTTTAACGTACTTCAGCGTAACGCCGAGGAGATTGCCCGCCGTGCCGGGCGTGGAATCGAAGTTGCGCAAATTGCGGTTCGTACACCAAACCCCAACTGCCAGATTACCGGTACACCCACCACCAGCGACGTATTCGCCGTGGCGGAAAATCCTGAAATCGATATCGTCGTCGAGCTGATCGGTGGCTACACCGTCGCCCGTGAGCTGGTGCTCAAGGCCATCGAAAACGGCAAGCACGTGGTGACCGCCAACAAGGCGCTGATCGCGGTACATGGCAATGAAATCTTCGCCAAGGCCCGTGAGAAGGGCGTGATCGTGGCGTTCGAAGCCGCTGTTGCGGGCGGTATCCCGGTCATCAAGGCCATCCGTGAAGGCCTGTCGGCCAACCGTATCAACTGGGTGGCCGGGATCATCAACGGCACCGGTAACTTCATCCTCACCGAAATGCGCGAGAAAGGCCGTACTTTCCCGGACGTCCTGGCAGAAGCCCAGGCCCTGGGTTACGCCGAAGCCGATCCGACCTTCGACGTAGAAGGCATCGACGCCGCCCACAAGCTGACGATTCTGGCTTCCATTGCATTCGGTATCCCGTTGCAGTTCGACAAGGCCTACACCGAAGGCATCACCAAGCTGACCACTGCCGACGTGAACTACGCCGAAGCCCTTGGCTATCGCATCAAGCACCTGGGTGTTGCCCGCAGCACGGAGCAGGGTATCGAGTTGCGTGTACACCCGACGCTGATCCCGGCCGATCGCCTGATCGCCAACGTCAATGGCGTGATGAACGCGGTCATGGTCAATGGCGATGCTTCGGGTTCGACCCTGTTCTACGGTGCTGGCGCCGGCATGGAGCCAACGGCTTCTTCCGTGGTGGCGGATCTGGTGGACGTCGTGCGTGCCATGACTTCCGACCCCGAGAATCGCGTACCTCACCTGGCGTTCCAGCCGGATTCGCTGTCCGCTCACCCGATCCTGCCGATCGAGGCGTGCGAAAGTGCCTATTACCTGCGCATCCAGGCCAAGGATCATCCGGGCGTGCTGGCGCAGGTTGCAAGCATCCTGTCCGAACGCGGCATCAATATTGAATCGATCATGCAGAAGGAAGTCGAAGAACAGGACGGCCTGGTTCCGATGATTCTGCTGACGCACCGCGTACGCGAGCAGCGCATGAACGATGCGATTACGGCGCTTGAAGCCTTGCAGGATGTGGTGGGTCCTGTTGTGCGGATTCGTGTTGAACATCTGAATTAA
- a CDS encoding DUF3509 domain-containing protein, translated as MENISLLLSEALAPYQVSLSPEGLVTLRDAAGAIVIERRFSADQLGDKRQLTDVVDGLHRDLMVAEGRIEPCMIAAMRHAESSRGFTAPAFA; from the coding sequence ATGGAAAATATCAGCTTACTGCTAAGCGAAGCGCTGGCTCCCTACCAGGTCAGCCTCAGCCCGGAAGGACTGGTAACACTGAGGGATGCGGCAGGTGCCATTGTGATCGAGCGCCGTTTCAGCGCCGATCAACTGGGCGATAAACGCCAGCTCACAGATGTCGTGGATGGACTGCACCGGGATTTGATGGTTGCCGAAGGCCGTATCGAACCTTGCATGATCGCCGCGATGCGCCACGCCGAATCGAGTCGCGGGTTCACCGCGCCGGCTTTTGCCTGA
- the dsbC gene encoding bifunctional protein-disulfide isomerase/oxidoreductase DsbC codes for MRLPHIFAAAIVALAGSFSAFAVADAVPDQAIRKTLESLQLELPVESIAASPLNGLYEVKLKGGRVLYASADGQFVVQGYLFQIQDGKPVNLTEKTERQAISKTINGVPAAEMVVYPAIGETKSHITVFTDTTCPYCHKLHEEVGQLNKMGIEVRYLAFPRQGLGSPGDQQLQAVWCSKDRKDAMDRMVDGKDIKAPKCENPVTKQFAMGQSIGVNGTPAIVLADGQLIPGYQPAAQIAKLALGAK; via the coding sequence ATGCGCTTGCCTCATATTTTTGCTGCCGCCATTGTTGCTCTGGCCGGCTCTTTCAGTGCCTTTGCCGTGGCCGATGCAGTACCCGATCAAGCCATTCGCAAGACGCTTGAATCGCTTCAACTGGAGCTGCCTGTAGAAAGCATTGCAGCCAGCCCGCTCAATGGCCTCTATGAAGTCAAACTCAAGGGCGGCCGCGTTCTTTATGCCAGTGCCGACGGTCAGTTCGTGGTGCAGGGTTACCTGTTCCAGATCCAGGACGGCAAGCCGGTCAACCTGACCGAGAAGACCGAGCGTCAGGCGATCTCGAAGACCATCAATGGCGTTCCAGCCGCCGAGATGGTGGTTTATCCGGCCATTGGCGAAACCAAGTCGCACATCACCGTTTTCACCGACACCACCTGCCCGTATTGCCACAAGCTGCATGAGGAAGTGGGTCAGTTGAACAAGATGGGTATCGAAGTTCGCTACCTGGCTTTCCCGCGTCAGGGTCTGGGCTCGCCGGGCGACCAGCAACTCCAAGCGGTCTGGTGCTCCAAGGATCGCAAGGACGCCATGGACCGCATGGTCGATGGCAAGGACATCAAGGCGCCGAAGTGCGAGAACCCGGTGACCAAACAGTTTGCAATGGGCCAGTCGATTGGCGTGAACGGTACGCCGGCCATTGTTCTGGCTGATGGCCAGCTGATTCCTGGTTATCAGCCGGCTGCCCAGATTGCCAAGCTGGCGCTGGGTGCCAAATAA